From Salinicola endophyticus:
GGCGCTACCCTCGTCGCCAGCCAGGCCACCTTCGCCGCCGACTACACGCTCAAGTTCGGCCACCTGGCCAACGCCGAGAACATCTGGAACAAGGCCGCGCTCAAGTTCAAGGAACTGGTAGAGGCCAATTCCGATGGTCGGATCGAGGTTCAGGTCTTTCCCAACGAGCAGCTCGGCAACGAGATGGATGTGATCAACAGCATCCAGCTCGGCACCGCTGACATGACCATCACCGGCGAGAGCCTGCAGAACTGGGCACCCAAGGCAGCGATGATGGCGGTGCCCTACCTGTTCAAGGACGCCGACCAGCTGCGCCGTGCCGTGGAAGGTGACGTCGGCAAGCAGATCGAGGCACAGATCACCGAACGCACCGGCCTGGTGCCGCTGGCCTGGTTCGAGCGCGGCCCGCGCGAGCTGACCTCCAACCGCCCGATCAAGACCCCTGACGATCTCGACGGCCTGCGCATTCGCGTACCCAACGTGCCGCTGTTCGTCGACACCTGGAAGGCACTCGGCGCGCGACCGACACCGATGGCATTCAGCGAGGTCTTCACCGCGCTGCAGCAGAACACCATCGAGGCCCAGGAGAACCCGCTCAGCCTGATCGAGAGCGCCAGCTTCAACGAGGTGCAGAAGTACGTCGACATGACCGACCACGTGCGCAGCTGGATCTACGTGGTGATCGGCAAGCAGAAGCTCGAATCGATGCCCGCCGACCTGCAGCAGGTGGTGCGCGATGCCGCCAGCCAGATGCAGAGCTATGAAGAGACGCTGTTCGCCGCCGACCAGAAGCGGCTCGAACAGGCGCTCAAGGACAAGGGCATGACCTTCGTCGAGGTGGACCAGGCGGCCTTCGCCAAGAAGGCCAAGCCGGCAGTGCTCGACGCCCTGAACGACGAGCAGCGCGCGCTCTATGAAGAGATCCAGGCGCTCTGAACTAGGCACTGCCTGAAAAGTACTGCGCTCGTCGACTTTTCAGACAGCACCTAGGCGTTCTGAACCAGGCGGCGCCTCGCCGGTGACGGCCAGCACCACCGGCAGGCGTCCGAGCGTGCCCCTTCTTCTCATGCGGAGACTCCCATGACGCACCCCAACCCGGAACACCCTTCGGTCGACATCCAGGAGGGCCTCGAGGTGCTCAACCGTGTGCCTCGCCTGGGCGGGCCACTGGGCAAGTTCGCGGCGCTGCTCGACCGCGTGCTGCTGACACTGGCGGTGATCGCACTGGTCGGCCTGTCGCTGACCGTGCTGCTGCAGGTGGCCTCGCGCCTGTTCCTGCCGATCACCCTGGCCTGGACCGAGGAGCTCACCCGCTACCTCTTCATCTACATGGTCTCGCTCGGCGCCGGGGTGGTGCTGCATCGCCACCGTAACGTCAACGTCGAGCTGTTCCACGGGCGCCTCTCGCCACGCGGGCGCGCCCTCTATCTCAGCGTGATCTCACTGATCACCCTCGGCTTCGTGGTCATGGTGCTGCCGGGCGCCTGGCAGTTCGCCCAGATCGGCGCCTTCCAGACTTCGCCCACGCTGCGCATCCCGATGATCTACATCTTCTTCTCTTCGGTGCTGCTGTTCGTCTCGCTCGCGTTCTACGCCGCGATCTGCACCCTCGAGGGAGTCATGGCCCTGATCCGCCCGGTTCCCGACGCCCGGAGTGAGCGCTAATGGATATCGCCGTTCTCTTCATCACCTTTCTGGCCCTGCTGCTGCTCGGCCTGCCGATCGCCTTCTGTCTGGGCGTCTCTTCGGTCGCCTATCTGCTGCTCGGCGGCATCTCGCTGACCATCGTGCCCCAGCGTCTGTTCTCGGGGATCGACGCCTTCGTGCTGCTGTGTATTCCCGGCTTCGTCATGGCCGGCAACCTGATGAACGTGGGCAATATCACCCAGCACATCGTGCGCTTCTCCAACGCCCTGGTCGGCCATGTCCGCGGCGGCCTGGGACTGGCCAACGTCGGTGGCTCGATGATCTTCAGCGGTATTTCCGGCACCGCGGTGGCCGATGCCGCCAGCATCGGCTCGGTGATGATTCCGGGGATGGCCAAGAGCGGCTACGACAAGCCGTTCGCCGCCGCGGTCACCGCCGCCTCCTCGACCATCGGCCCGATCATCCCGCCCAGCGTGCCGATGATCATCGTCGGCTCGCTCTCGGGCATTTCGGTCGGGCGCATGTTCCTGGCCGGCGCCGTACCCGGGCTGCTGCTCGGCGTGGCGATGATGATCACCGTCTACTGGCTGGCGGTGAAACGCGGCTATCCCAAGGAGCCGCGCGCCTCCTTCATCACGCTGCTCAAGGAGGGGCGCAGCGCGTTCTGGGCGCTGCTGATGACCTTCATCATCCTCTACGGGATCATCGGCGGGCTGTTCACCCCGACCGAAGCGTCGATCGTCGCCAGTCTCTATGCGCTGCTGGTGGGCACCTTCGTCTACAAGGGCATCAACTGGCGCAACCTCGGCGGCATCCTGACGGATACCGTGATCACCTCGGCCTCGCTGATGCTGCTGGTGGGGTTGGCCAATCTGTTCGGCTGGATCCTCACCAGCCAGCAGATTCCGCAACTGATCGCCGGCGCGATCCTGGGCTTCAGCGACAACCCCGTCGTGGTGATCCTGATCCTCAACCTGATCCTGCTCTTCGTCGGCGCCTTCATGGAGACCATCGCCGCGCTGATCATCCTGTTCCCGGCGCTGCTCGGTGTCGCCACCGGGATCGGCATGGATCCGATCCACTTCGGCGTGATGGCAGTGCTCAACCTGATGATCGGGCTGACCACGCCGCCGGTGGGGGTCTGCCTGTTCGTGGTCTCGAGCATCGGCAAGCTGCCGATGCTGCGCGTGGCGCGGGCGATCGTGCCGTTTCTGATCTGCAATCTTCTGGTACTGCTGCTGGTCTCCTTCGTGCCAGCACTGTCGCTGTGGTTGCCCAACCTGCTGATGGGAGCCTCCTGAGATGTCATCCAGCGAGATCCATGTCGAACGTCATCCGGCCACGCGCGTGCCACGCCAGATCGGTATCGTCCATCTGGGCCTGGGCGCCTTCCACCGCGCCCACCAGGCGGTCTATCTGCAGCGGTATCTGGCGCGCAGCGGCGACGAAGCCTGGGGCGTCTGCAGTGCCAACATCCGCGCCAACCGCACCCTGGTCGAGCAGCTGCGCGCCAACGACCTGCGCTACCACGTGGCTGAATACCGCGACAGCGAGCACCTCGACCTGCGTGAGATCGGGGTCATGCGTGAGGCGCTCTACGCCGGCCCCGACGGGCCGGATCGCGAAGCGCTGCTGGCGCGGATGAGTGATCCCGCCGTGCGCATCGTTACGCTGACGGTCACCGAAAAGGGCTATTTTCTCAATCCGGCGAGCGGCGAGCTGCTCACCCGGGCCGAGCCGATCGCCCACGACATCGCCAATCCGACGACACCCCACACCGCACCCGGCCTGCTGGTGGCGGCGCTGACCCGGCGCCGCGCTGCCGGCACCCCGCCCTTCACGGTGCTCTGCTGCGACAACATGCCGGCCAACGGCCAGCGCACACGGCATGCGGTGGTGGCACTGGCGCGCCAACAGGACACCGCGCTGGCCGACTGGATCGAGGCCCAGGTCGCCTTCCCCTCGAGCATGGTCGATCGCATCGTACCGGCCATGGGCGCGGCCGATCGGGCACGCCTGGTCGCGCTGGGTGTCGACGATCCGGCAGCGGTAGTCTGCGAGACCTTCAGCCAGTGGGTGGTCGAGGATGACTTCCCGCTGGGCCGGCCGGACTGGGAGGCCGAAGGCGTCGAGATGGTCGCCGATGTCACCCCCTTCGAGACCATGAAGCTGCGTCTGCTCAACGGCGCCCATTCGCTGCTCGCCTATCTGGGTGCGCTGGCCGGCATCGAGACGGTCGATGCCGCTGTCGCGAACCCGGTGCTCCGCGGGCTGCTGCGGCACTACTGGCAGCGCGAGGCGGCACCCACGCTCGAGCTGCCGGCGGGCAGCGATGTCGCGGCCTACACCGAGCGGCTACTGGTGCGCTTCGCCAACGACAGCCTGCATCATCGGCTACAGCAGATCGCCATGGATGGCTCGCAGAAGCTGCCCCAGCGCTGGCTGGCCGGCGCCGTCGACCGCCTGACGGCGAACGACGCTACGGATCTGCGCGCCACCGCGCTCGGCATCGCAGCCTGGATTCGCTACACCGCCGGCACCGACCTCCAAGGTCAGCCGCATGCGGTGGACGACCCGCTGGCGGAGACCTTCGCCGCGCTCCACCGTCGCCACGGCGACGACCCCGCGGCGCTGATCGACGCCTTCCTCGCACTCGATGAGGTCTTCCCCGCGGCGCTGCGCGACGCTCGCCCCGTCACCCGGCAGCTCCTCGACGCGCTGATGCGGCTGGAACGCGACGGCGTGGCATCGGCCATTGCCGCCTCGATACACGACGCTTCTGATCAGGAGGCTTGATCATGCAACACACCTGGCGCTGGTTCGGCCCCAGTGACCCCATCGGCCTCGACGAGATTCGTCAGGCCGGGGCGACCGGCATCGTCACCGCTCTGCACGAAATCCCCATCGGTGAGACCTGGCCACGCGCGGCCATCCGTGAACGCCAGCAGCAGATCGAGGCGGCGGGGCTGAGCTGGTCGGTGGTCGAGAGCGTACCGGTCCACGAGGCGATCAAGCTGGGGCTGCCAGCAGCCGAACACTATCTCGACAACTATCGTCGAACGCTTGCCAACCTCGGCGCCTGCGGCATCGACACGGTCTGCTACAACTTCATGCCAGTGCTCGACTGGACCCGCACCGATCTCGCCTGGCCGCTGCCCGAGGGCGGTACCGCGCTGCGTTTCGAACAGGCCGCCTTCGCCGCCTTCGACCTCTACCTGCTCGAACGCCCCGGCGCCGCGGCCGACTATACCGCCGCCGAGCGCGACGCCGCCCGCGCCCACGTCGAACGGCTCGACGACGATGCCCGCCAGCGGCTGATCGAGACCATCATCGCCGGGCTGCCGGGGAGCGATGCCCACTACGGCCTGGCCGAGCTGCGCCAGGCCCTGGCCGCCTACCGCGATGTCGATGCCGAGCGTCTGCGCGCCAATCTGGCCGCGTTCCTGCGCGCCGTGGTGCCCGCGGCAGAGGAAGCCGGGGTACGCCTGGCGATCCACCCCGACGACCCGCCGCGTCCGCTGCTGGGCCTACCCCGAGTGGTCTCCACCGCCGACGATGCCGCCTACGTGCTCGACAGCGTGCCCAGTCCGGCCAACGGCCTCACCTTCTGCACCGGTTCCTACGGCGTGCGCGCCGACAACGATCTGGTGGCGATGGCCGAGCGCTTCGCCCCGCGTATCCATTTCGCGCACCTGCGCGCGACCCGCCGCGAGACGGACGGATCGAGCTTCCACGAAGCCGGCCATCTGACAGGGGACGTCGACATGGTCGGGGTGATCGCCGCGCTGGTGCGTGAAGAGCGAAGGCGCCAGCGTGACGGCGGTGCACGCCTGCCGCTGCGCCCCGATCACGGCCACCACCTGCTCGACGACCTCGAGCGCGACACCCGCCCCGGCTACCCCTTGATCGGCCGCCTCAAGGGGCTCGCCGAACTGCGCGGAGTGGAGGCAGCGGTACAGCACTGGATCCCGTAGCGGCTGCCTCTGCATCAGACCGAGGCGAGCGCTACCCAACCTGCGGCCGACGCCGACAGCGCCCGACCGCCAGACCCTGGAGTCATCGAGATGACAGTCAAAGAGCAACAACAACGGCCCTCGAGTGTTTCCTCAGTCACCACTGGCCTCTCCCGACGCACTTTTCTGCAAGCGGTGGGCGCCGGCACGGCCTGGGCGGTCAGCGCGCCGGGCGTCTTCGCCCAGAACACCGCATCGCAGGCCGAGCCGAACGCACCGGCAGCGCCACGCTATGTGTATGTCGGCACCTATTCAGCACCGAACACGGCTCCGGGTGGTGTCGCCCCGAGCCGCGCCGAGGGCCTCTACGTCTACCAACTGAACCACGCTACCGGCGATCTGAGCCACGTCCAGACGGTCACCGCCGACAATCCCTCGTTTCTTGCCGTGGCGCCGTCACAGCGCCATCTCTACTGCGTCAACGAACTCGGCGCAGACGACTCCGGCAAGCCGCTGGGTCGGGTCAGCGCCTACGCTATCGACCCCGACACCGGCAAGCTGACGCTGATCAACGCCCGCTCGACCCGCGGTACCTGGCCCTGTCACTGCGCCGTTCACCCCTCGGGCGGGCACCTGCTCGCGGCCAACTACGGCACCGGCACCTTCGTCGTCTTCCCGCTGGGCGAGGATGGCCGAATCGAGCCGATGAGTGACCTGTTCCAGGCGCCGGGCAATGGCGGCGGGCCCGACCCGGTACGCCAGGAGGGGCCGCACGCGCACATGATGCTCGCCAACCCCGGCGCCCAGCACGTCTTCGGGGTGGATCTGGGCGGCGATACGTTGCTGGCGTGGGAACTCGACCCGGCGACGGGGAAACTGACACCCGGCCCGGTGCCGCGGGCCAACGTGCCCTCCGGCAGCGGCTGTCGCCACTTGGCATTCCATCCCGATGGGCGCCGGGCATACGTTATCAACGAGCTCTCTTCGACCATCGACGTGTTCGACTTCGAGCCCGGCCGGGGCGCCTTCATCTGGCGCCAGTCGATCTCCACCCTGCCCCAGAACACTCCCTTCACCCGTCCCGCCTTCAATCCCGACAACCCGGGCGAAGTGCCGACAGGGACGAACACCACCG
This genomic window contains:
- a CDS encoding TRAP transporter substrate-binding protein, giving the protein MFSTSTLKQLLAGVALGATLVASQATFAADYTLKFGHLANAENIWNKAALKFKELVEANSDGRIEVQVFPNEQLGNEMDVINSIQLGTADMTITGESLQNWAPKAAMMAVPYLFKDADQLRRAVEGDVGKQIEAQITERTGLVPLAWFERGPRELTSNRPIKTPDDLDGLRIRVPNVPLFVDTWKALGARPTPMAFSEVFTALQQNTIEAQENPLSLIESASFNEVQKYVDMTDHVRSWIYVVIGKQKLESMPADLQQVVRDAASQMQSYEETLFAADQKRLEQALKDKGMTFVEVDQAAFAKKAKPAVLDALNDEQRALYEEIQAL
- a CDS encoding TRAP transporter small permease; the encoded protein is MTHPNPEHPSVDIQEGLEVLNRVPRLGGPLGKFAALLDRVLLTLAVIALVGLSLTVLLQVASRLFLPITLAWTEELTRYLFIYMVSLGAGVVLHRHRNVNVELFHGRLSPRGRALYLSVISLITLGFVVMVLPGAWQFAQIGAFQTSPTLRIPMIYIFFSSVLLFVSLAFYAAICTLEGVMALIRPVPDARSER
- a CDS encoding TRAP transporter large permease — translated: MDIAVLFITFLALLLLGLPIAFCLGVSSVAYLLLGGISLTIVPQRLFSGIDAFVLLCIPGFVMAGNLMNVGNITQHIVRFSNALVGHVRGGLGLANVGGSMIFSGISGTAVADAASIGSVMIPGMAKSGYDKPFAAAVTAASSTIGPIIPPSVPMIIVGSLSGISVGRMFLAGAVPGLLLGVAMMITVYWLAVKRGYPKEPRASFITLLKEGRSAFWALLMTFIILYGIIGGLFTPTEASIVASLYALLVGTFVYKGINWRNLGGILTDTVITSASLMLLVGLANLFGWILTSQQIPQLIAGAILGFSDNPVVVILILNLILLFVGAFMETIAALIILFPALLGVATGIGMDPIHFGVMAVLNLMIGLTTPPVGVCLFVVSSIGKLPMLRVARAIVPFLICNLLVLLLVSFVPALSLWLPNLLMGAS
- a CDS encoding mannitol dehydrogenase family protein, with amino-acid sequence MSSSEIHVERHPATRVPRQIGIVHLGLGAFHRAHQAVYLQRYLARSGDEAWGVCSANIRANRTLVEQLRANDLRYHVAEYRDSEHLDLREIGVMREALYAGPDGPDREALLARMSDPAVRIVTLTVTEKGYFLNPASGELLTRAEPIAHDIANPTTPHTAPGLLVAALTRRRAAGTPPFTVLCCDNMPANGQRTRHAVVALARQQDTALADWIEAQVAFPSSMVDRIVPAMGAADRARLVALGVDDPAAVVCETFSQWVVEDDFPLGRPDWEAEGVEMVADVTPFETMKLRLLNGAHSLLAYLGALAGIETVDAAVANPVLRGLLRHYWQREAAPTLELPAGSDVAAYTERLLVRFANDSLHHRLQQIAMDGSQKLPQRWLAGAVDRLTANDATDLRATALGIAAWIRYTAGTDLQGQPHAVDDPLAETFAALHRRHGDDPAALIDAFLALDEVFPAALRDARPVTRQLLDALMRLERDGVASAIAASIHDASDQEA
- the uxuA gene encoding mannonate dehydratase — translated: MQHTWRWFGPSDPIGLDEIRQAGATGIVTALHEIPIGETWPRAAIRERQQQIEAAGLSWSVVESVPVHEAIKLGLPAAEHYLDNYRRTLANLGACGIDTVCYNFMPVLDWTRTDLAWPLPEGGTALRFEQAAFAAFDLYLLERPGAAADYTAAERDAARAHVERLDDDARQRLIETIIAGLPGSDAHYGLAELRQALAAYRDVDAERLRANLAAFLRAVVPAAEEAGVRLAIHPDDPPRPLLGLPRVVSTADDAAYVLDSVPSPANGLTFCTGSYGVRADNDLVAMAERFAPRIHFAHLRATRRETDGSSFHEAGHLTGDVDMVGVIAALVREERRRQRDGGARLPLRPDHGHHLLDDLERDTRPGYPLIGRLKGLAELRGVEAAVQHWIP
- a CDS encoding lactonase family protein; the encoded protein is MTVKEQQQRPSSVSSVTTGLSRRTFLQAVGAGTAWAVSAPGVFAQNTASQAEPNAPAAPRYVYVGTYSAPNTAPGGVAPSRAEGLYVYQLNHATGDLSHVQTVTADNPSFLAVAPSQRHLYCVNELGADDSGKPLGRVSAYAIDPDTGKLTLINARSTRGTWPCHCAVHPSGGHLLAANYGTGTFVVFPLGEDGRIEPMSDLFQAPGNGGGPDPVRQEGPHAHMMLANPGAQHVFGVDLGGDTLLAWELDPATGKLTPGPVPRANVPSGSGCRHLAFHPDGRRAYVINELSSTIDVFDFEPGRGAFIWRQSISTLPQNTPFTRPAFNPDNPGEVPTGTNTTAEIRVHPSGRWIYATNRGMDSIAMFAVDANSGRLESTGWVQSRGQIPRGMNIEPSGRWLYVGNQNSDTIAVFRIGADDGQLEGPIHLIDSPVPVDFAFGPAVR